One window of the Mycobacterium sp. SVM_VP21 genome contains the following:
- a CDS encoding DoxX family protein: MNTTLWIIAGAAAAAYAIGGATLLLLPRAKYRTLGTNQHWVDDFGDGHLTAIGIIKLLGAAGLILPAAVGVAPLLVPFAATGLMLFMAGAATTRFRRSEWAYMAGDVVFIAMFAFLAWGRFALHPFT; encoded by the coding sequence ATGAACACCACCCTGTGGATCATCGCCGGCGCCGCCGCGGCCGCATACGCCATCGGCGGCGCCACCCTGCTACTGCTGCCCCGGGCGAAGTACCGCACGTTGGGCACCAACCAGCACTGGGTCGACGATTTCGGCGACGGCCACCTCACGGCCATTGGCATCATCAAGCTGCTCGGCGCAGCCGGGCTGATCCTGCCGGCGGCTGTCGGAGTGGCACCACTGCTGGTGCCGTTCGCCGCCACCGGTCTGATGCTGTTCATGGCCGGTGCCGCCACCACCCGATTCCGCCGCAGCGAGTGGGCCTATATGGCCGGCGACGTCGTCTTTATCGCGATGTTCGCGTTCCTGGCCTGGGGCCGATTCGCGCTGCACCCGTTCACCTGA
- a CDS encoding alpha/beta hydrolase, with protein MTAETFVTHAPGDVRIIADRHGDPDARAVVFLHGGGQTRRSWGRAAAAVAERGWQAVTVDLRGHGESDWASEGDYRLVSFAADVHEVLRTLPPDPVLVGASLGGCTAMLLGGELAPGAASAVVLVDIVPNMDASGAQRVQAFMAENMESGFDSLDEVADAIAAYNPHRPRPADLNGLTANLRRRGERWYWHWDPQFISGPEHQGPMEIHDVERLNTAVQTILDDGVPMLLVRGQLSDLVSAANAEEFLARFPQVEFVDVAGAGHMVAGDRNDIFADAILGFLARHSA; from the coding sequence ATGACCGCGGAAACCTTCGTCACCCATGCGCCCGGCGACGTCCGAATCATCGCCGACCGCCACGGTGACCCCGACGCACGCGCCGTGGTGTTCCTGCACGGCGGCGGGCAGACCCGCCGGTCCTGGGGCCGGGCCGCCGCGGCGGTTGCCGAGCGCGGCTGGCAGGCGGTCACCGTCGACCTGCGCGGCCACGGCGAGTCGGATTGGGCAAGCGAAGGCGACTACCGGTTGGTCAGCTTCGCCGCCGACGTCCACGAGGTGCTGCGCACCCTGCCTCCGGACCCGGTGCTGGTCGGCGCCTCCCTGGGCGGGTGCACCGCGATGCTGCTCGGCGGCGAACTGGCGCCGGGGGCTGCCAGCGCAGTGGTGCTGGTCGACATCGTGCCCAACATGGATGCCTCCGGCGCGCAGCGCGTTCAGGCGTTCATGGCCGAGAACATGGAGTCCGGCTTCGACTCCCTCGATGAGGTCGCCGACGCGATCGCCGCCTACAACCCGCACCGGCCCCGCCCCGCCGACCTCAACGGGCTCACCGCCAACCTGCGTCGGCGCGGCGAGCGCTGGTATTGGCACTGGGACCCGCAGTTCATCAGCGGTCCCGAGCACCAGGGACCAATGGAGATCCACGACGTCGAGCGGCTCAACACCGCGGTGCAGACCATCCTCGACGACGGTGTACCGATGCTGCTGGTACGCGGCCAGCTCAGCGACTTGGTCAGCGCGGCCAACGCCGAGGAGTTCTTGGCCCGGTTCCCGCAGGTGGAGTTCGTCGATGTTGCCGGGGCCGGTCACATGGTCGCCGGGGACCGCAACGACATTTTCGCCGACGCCATCTTGGGCTTTTTAGCGCGGCACTCCGCCTAG